Part of the Solwaraspora sp. WMMA2065 genome is shown below.
GCCGCTCAGTTGACGTCGCAGACGAACCAGCCGGACTTCTGCACCACCATGAAGCTGAGATCCTGCTCCGCGCTGCGCTCGTCCTCGGTGACCATGCGCACGGTGACCGAGACGACGGCCCGATCTTCGTCCTGCTCGTCGACGGTCGGCACGTTCCACTCGAACTGCGGGTTGCGGTACGTCGACGAGTAGCCCTCGATCTCCTCCACCTTCTCGATCAGCGCGGACTCGTCCCGGGCCTCCCGGCAGACCAGGTCGGCCGCGGCCGTGACGTTCCGGTCGGTGTACACCGCCTGGAGGAACTCGTCCACGGCGGCGACCGGTTCGGCCGCGCCGCTACCCGTCTCCAGGTTGTTGATCACCAGGAACGCCGCGATGCCGCCACCACCGCAGAGCAGCAGCACCACACCGAGCACCACCGAGGTGATCAGCAGGCCACGTCGGCGGCCGGCGGCAGCTGCGGCCGGTGCGCCGGGAGTCGGCGGTACGGGCTGGCCGGGGGGTAACGGCTGTCCCGGTGACACCGGCTGGCCGGGCGGCGGTGGTACAGGCTGCCCGGGCGGCGGTGCGGACTGTCCCGGCGGAGGCGGGAACGGCGGGCCACCCGGTGCCGCCGCGAACGGTGCGCCGGCCGGCGGCGGGGCGTACGGCGACCGGTCCGGCGGCGGAACGAACGGCGGTGCGGTAGGACGCTGCCAAGGCGGCGGCGGGATCGACTGTCCCGGCCCTGCCGACTGCCCAGGCCCTGTCGGCTGTGCCTCGGTCGGCTGTGCGTCCGGCGCCGGTGGCTGTGCGTCCGGTGGCTGTGCCTCGCCACTGGGCGGTTGCGTCATCCTCATCCCCAGGTTTCAGGTCTCGTCGTCGGCGGACGGTAGCCGCCACCAGACGGTCAGGGTATCTGGCCGACGCACCCGGCTCACCCTCCCGGCCGTTGGCCTTAGGCTGTGGCGGTTGCCGAATCAGAGCTAGGAGCCGTAACGCGATGCAGAAGTGGGAGTACGTCACCGTGCCACTGCTGGTGCATGCCACCAAGCAGATCCTCGACAACTGGGGTGAGGACGGCTGGGAACTGGTCACCGTGATCCCCGGTCCCAACCCGGACCAGCTGGTGGCGTACCTGAAGCGGCCCAAGTCGTGACCGCCGGACCACACGCCCGCCTCGCTGAACTGGGGCTGAGCCTGCCGACTGTGGTCCCGCCGGTGGCCGCCTACGTTCCGGCGGTCCGCTCCGGTCAGCACGTCTACGTCTCCGGCCAACTGCCGATGGCCGACGGAGCGCTGCTCGCCGTTGGCAAGGTGGGTGCCGAGGTGACCCCCGAACAGGGCAGGGAGCTGGCCGGCCGGTGTGCGCTGAACGCGCTCGCCGCGATCGACGCCCTGGTCGGCCTCGACGCCGTGACCCGGATCGTCAAGGTCACCGGATTCGTCGCCTCGACCGCCGGCTTCACCGGCCAGCCCGCCGTGATCAACGGGGCCTCGGAGCTGTTCGGCGAGGTCTTCGGTGACGCCGGCCGGCACGCCCGCAGCGCCGTCGGGGTGGCCGAACTTCCGCTCGGTGCGCCGGTCGAGGTGGAGGTCGTCGTCGAGGTCGCCTGATCCGGTGCGCACCGGCCTGGCGCAGGTCGGCACCCGAGCGGGCTGAAGAAGTCTCGGCGAAGTCACCGTACGGCCGTACCATCGCAGCCATGACCGCGCACGTCACCACCCCCGCCGCGGCCCTGGCCAGCGATCTGCCGGGCTGGGCGACCCTGGTGCGGGCACCCAACCCCGGGCCGATGACGCTGGACGGCACCAACACCTGGGTGCTGCGCCGGCCGGGCGAGCGGTACGGCGTCCTCGTCGACCCGGGTCCGGCCGACGCCGGGCATCTCGACCGGCTGGCGCAGCACGGCCCGTACTCGATGATCCTGGTGACCCACGGGCACCCGGACCATGTCGAGGCGGTGCCGGCGGCCGCCGAGCGGTTCCAGGCCCCGGTCCGGGGCCTGACCGCCGACCACCAGGTGCAGCAACCGGACCGGCTCGGCGACGGGACCGTGCTGGACGCCGCCGGCCTGACCGTCACCGTGCTGGCCACCCCCGGCCACACCGCCGACTCGGCCTGCTTCCTGGTCGCCGGGCCGGACGGGCGGCAGGCCGTGCTCACCGGCGACACCATCCTCGGCCGGGGCACCACCGTGGTGGCCTGGCCCGACGGCGACCTCGGCGACTACCTGACCAGCCTGCGGCGACTCGCGGCGTACGACGAGGTGACGGCGCTGCCGGGGCACGGCCCGGCGCTGGCCGACTGCGCCGCCGCCGCCCGGTTCTACCTGGCCCACCGGCAGGCCCGGCTGGACCAGGTCCGCCAGGTGGTGGCCCGGGGCGTGACCGCACCGGCGGCCGTCGTCGCCGAGGTGTACGCCACCGTCGACCGGGCGTTGTGGCCGGCCGCCGAGTGGTCGGTCCGGGCGCAGCTCGCCTACCTGCGCGGGCCGACCGACAGCGCGGCAGGTGACCGGGAATCGACACCGGGGCGGACCGGGTTGGAACGGCAGTGACCTGCCCGGTGTGCGGAACCGTCGCGGTACCCGGCGCGCGGTTCTGCCACAACTGCGGCGGCGCGCTGCCGGCGGCCGCCTTCCTGCCGGCCGCCGAACGCCGGGTGGTCACCGTGCTCTTCGGTGATTTGTCCGACTTCACCTCCTGGTCGGAGGATCTCGACCCGGAACGGGTCGGTGCCGTCACCGACCGGGTGCTCGCCGCCCTGGCCGGGGCGGTCAAGACGTTCGGCGGGCACGTCGACAAGCTGACCGGCGACGGGATCATGGCGGTCTTCGGCGCCCCGGTCGCCCACGAGGACGACGCCGAACGTGCCGTACGGGCCGCGCTCAGCATGCAGCGGGCGGTGCGTCGGGTGCTCGACGACGAGCGTGGCGGCGGTGCTCCGCTCGGCCTGCGGGTCGGCCTGAACACCGGTGACGTGGTCGCCGGCATTCAGGCTGCCATCGAGTACACGGTGATCGGCGACACGGTCAACACCGCCGCGCGGCTCGCCGACGCGGCGGCGGTCGGCGCGGTGTACGCCGGCGCCGGCACCGTCACCGGCACCCGGCACGTCGCCGCCTGGCGGGAGCTGCGCCCGCTGCGGCTGAAGGGCAAACGCGCCCCGGTCGAGGCGTACGAGCTGCTCGGTCTGCACGACGCGCCCGGCACCCGGTCGGGCATCGGCGACCAGGCCCCGTTCGTCGGGCGGGAGGCCGAGATCGGTCGGCTGGCGGGCCGGCTCACCGAGGTGATCGACCACGGCGATCCGCGGGTGCTGGTGCTCACCGCGGAGGCCGGCATCGGCAAGTCCCGGTTCGCCGTCGAGGTCGAGCGGTACGCCGCCGGCTACGACGTCGGCACCGGGCGGTACGCGGCGCCCACCGGCGCGCGGGTGCTGTCGGTACGCTGCGCCGCCTTCGGCGAGCGGCGTCGGCTGGCCCCGCTGGCCGACCTGGTGCGGATCGCGGCCGGGCTGCCCCGGGACAGCTCCACCGCGGTCACCCGCCCGGTGGTCGAGGAGCGGCTGCGTCGCCTCGGGCAGCGGCTGGCCCGGGTCCGTCCGGAACCGCCGCCGCTCTCCGTCGACCTGCTACTGACCCTGCTCGGGTACGCGGAGCCGCCCGCTGCCGCGCACCCGTCGTCCGGTCCGGCGGACCTGACCACGGACGCTCCGGTGCTCGACGCGGAGGCGATCCCGAGCGCGGTGGCCGACCTGCTCAGCGCCCTGGCCCGGGAGGCGCCGCTGCTGATCGTGGTCGACGACCTGCACGACGCCCTCCCGGACACCGTCGAGGTGCTCGGCGAGACGCTGTCCCGGCTCACCGGTCCGGTACTGGTGCTGCTGCTCGGCCGACCCGAGCTGGTGCGTACCGCCGGGGTGCTGACCGGGGTGGCCGACGCCGAGGTGCACCCGTTGCCGCCGCTGCGCGGCGCCGACGCGGCCCGGCTGCTCACCTCGTACCTCGGCGGTGGGCGGCTGCCGCAACCCGACGTGGACCGGCTGCTGGCCACCGCTCAGGGCAACCCGTTCTACCTGGCCGAGCTGGTCACCCTGCTGATCGAGCGGGGCGCGCTGACCCGGACCGGTCCGTCGGCCGACGCCGACGCCGCCGGCGACGGCGCGGACTGGCGGCTGGCACCCGGCTCGTTGAGCAGCCGGCTGCTCTCCCGGGACCTGGCCGCGGTGCTGGCCGCCCGGATCGACGCGTTGCCGGCCGACGCCCGGTCGGTGCTGCGTGACGCCGCCGTGGTCGGCGACGTGGTACCGGACGGCACCCTGGAGTCGTTGCGGGACCGGCGGGACGGCCGGCCGGCGGCGGTGGTGGCGGTCGAGCTCGACCGGGCCGTCGAGGAGTTGCTGCAGCGCCGCATGCTGCACCGGACCCGGGTCGGTTTCGCCTTTCCGACCCCGCTGATGCGGGAGGCGGCCTATGCCGGGATCGGCAAGGCCGACCTGGCGGAACGGCACGCGTGCCTGGCCCGGTGGGCGGCCGGGGCCGACGCGCCGGCGGCGGTCGGCACCGGCCCGGCGAGCGGTGGGCCGGGCGGGATGAGCCCGGCGCTGCGGGACGTGTTCGTCGCCGAGCACGTCGAACGGGCCGTCGGCCTGGCCGAGGCGGTCGGGCTGCGCCCGGACTCGGCGGCCCGCGCCGTCGGGCCGCTGGGGGTCGCGGCGCTGGGCCGGGCGGCCCGCCGGTCGATCGCGGTCGGTGAACCGGAGCTGGCCGTGGAGTACGCCGAGCGGGCGTCCGTGCTCGGCGGGGACGCGGTGCCGAAGGCCGACCGGCTGGTCTACGCCCGGGCGCTGCTGCAGACCGGCCGCCCGGCCGAGGCGCTGGCCACCGCTGAGAAGGTGCTCGCCAACGCCGGTGAGGACGCGGCTGCCCGGGCCGGTGCTCTGCTGGTGTCCGGTCGGGCCCACCGGGCGGTGGGCGACGCCGCCCGTGCGGTGGCGGTGTGGCGTGAGGCGTTGCAGGTGGCCACCGACGTCGGGCTGCCCGCCGAGCGGGCGGAGGCGATGCGCCGACTCGGGATGGCCGACTTCCTGGCCGGCCGGCTCAGCCGGGCGAGCAGCCGATTCGCTGCGGCGTACCAGGTGAACCTGGCAGCTGGCGACCGGCGTGGGCAGGCCTGGTCGTTGCAGAGCCTGGCGTGGGTGACCACGATGCGCGGCGACTTCGCCGGCGCCGACGCGGTGCTGAACCGGGCGGCGCGGCTGTTCGTCGAGCTGGACGACCCGGTGGGGCGGGCCTGGCTGCGGGGCACCACCGCGTTCGCCCGGCTGCTCTCCGGCCGGTTGGCCGACGCCCGCCGGTTGGCCCGGGTTTTCCTGCCGTTCGGCGAGCGGGTGGGGGAGGCGTGGGCGGTCGGCACGCTCCGGGCGGTGGAGGCGTTCGCCGCGGCCGAGTTGGGTGAGTTGGCCGAGGCGGACCAGTCGGCGCGGCGCGCGTACCGGGATTTCGACAGCGCGGCCGACGACTGGGGTCGGGGCTTCGCGTTGCTGGCGCGGGGGGTGGTGGCGCGCGGGCTCGGCCAGTGGGAACACGCCGCCGATCTGCTCTCCGACGCGCTCGCCCAGGGCGAGCGAATCGATCACCCGTTGCTGATCGGGATGGCCGGGACGCTGCGCGGCTTCGTCGCCCTGCAATGCGGTGACGTGGCCGGTGCCGAGCGGTTGGCGCAGTCGGTGCTGACGTCGGTCGAACCGCACAACCCGTTGGCCGCCGTCCAGGTGGCGCCACGGGTGCTGCTCGCGTCGGCGCGGCTCGCAGCGGGTGACCCGCCGACCGCGGTCGGGTTGCTGGCACCGGTCGCGACCGCGATGGACAGCCCGGCGGTGTTGTTCTCCCGGCGTCAGACGTTGGCCCGGTACGCGGCGGCGCTGCTCGCCGACGGGCAGCCGGAGCCGGCGCTGCACTGGGCCCGGCGGGCGTTGGACTCGCCGGCGGAGGACGTCCGCAGTCAGGTCGTCGGGTTCGGTGTGTTGGCCTCCGCGCTCGCCGCCAACGGCGAGCAGGTCGCGGCACGGCAGGCAGCTGACCGGGCGGTCAGTCTCGCGTACGGCACCGAGCAGGTCAGCGAGCGGGCGCCCGCCGAGGCGATCAGGTCCGCTGTGGATGACGGTGGCCTGGTCGGTGGGGTGGATCATGGCGGACCCGGGGATGCCGGCCGGGCGGCGCGCTCGCTAGCCTGACTCCCACTGTGCTCCATCCTGGGCGCACTGTGGCCGGAGGAACCCGATGAAGCTGCCCCGTTCGGTATCCGGATGGACTGTCGCCGTGTTCGGGGCGATGGCCCTGCTGCTGGGCGCGGTCGGCCTGGCTCAGCCCGATGTCCTGCTCGTACTGCTCGGCTTCGACACGCTGCCCACCGGGGAGCGGGCGGCCGGCGACTACACCCGTACCTTCATGACGGCGTCGTCGATGGCCTCGTTCAACATGGGCGTCTACTACCTGTTGGCGTCGGTCACCGACTGGCGACCGTTCTTCCTGTTCTCGGTGATCTTCCGGCTGGTCACCACGGTGGTCTTCACCGTGGTCGTAGTCGCCGAGGTGGCTCCGGTGCGGTTCGTCGGGGTGGCCGCCTGGGAAGGGCTGGGCGCGGTGGTGACCGGGGTGGCGTTGCTGACCGAACGTCGCCGCCGGGTCGGCGTACCGTCGCCCGGCACCGGCCGGTCGGCTGGCGACGGCTGACCCGGGGGCCCGGGGTCGCCCCGGCTGTCCGGGGTCTTGGGTACCGTTTACCGTGTGAACGACAGACTGCCGAGCGCGCTGCCGTTCCCCACAGTGCCTGGACTGTCAGATTTGTCAGTCTTCGCCAGAGGCGGCTACGCCACCGTCTATCGCGCGGTCCAGGAGTCGGTCGGCCGGGAGGTCGCCGTCAAGGTGGAGAACCGGGCTCTGGACAACGAGCGGGACCAGCGCCGGTTCATGCGGGAGGCGCGTGCCGCCGGGCGGATGTCGTCCCATCCGCACGTGGTGGACCTCTTCGACGTCGGCGTCACCGGGGATCTCCATCCGTACCTGATCATGGAGATGTGCGACGGCTCGTACGCCGACCGGATGCGCACCTCCCCGCTGGACGCCTTCGAGGCCCGTGACGTCGGGGTCAAGATCGCGGACGCGCTCGCCGACGCCCACCATCTCGGCGTCCTGCACCGCGACGTCAAACCGGCCAACATCCTCTACTCCCGGTTCAACGAGCCGGCCCTGGCCGACTTCGGCCTGGCCGTGCTGGTCGAGCACCGCGACGCCTCGGTCACCCTGGAGGTGCTGACCCCGGCG
Proteins encoded:
- a CDS encoding DUF4177 domain-containing protein, translating into MQKWEYVTVPLLVHATKQILDNWGEDGWELVTVIPGPNPDQLVAYLKRPKS
- a CDS encoding RidA family protein, which produces MTAGPHARLAELGLSLPTVVPPVAAYVPAVRSGQHVYVSGQLPMADGALLAVGKVGAEVTPEQGRELAGRCALNALAAIDALVGLDAVTRIVKVTGFVASTAGFTGQPAVINGASELFGEVFGDAGRHARSAVGVAELPLGAPVEVEVVVEVA
- a CDS encoding MBL fold metallo-hydrolase, whose amino-acid sequence is MTAHVTTPAAALASDLPGWATLVRAPNPGPMTLDGTNTWVLRRPGERYGVLVDPGPADAGHLDRLAQHGPYSMILVTHGHPDHVEAVPAAAERFQAPVRGLTADHQVQQPDRLGDGTVLDAAGLTVTVLATPGHTADSACFLVAGPDGRQAVLTGDTILGRGTTVVAWPDGDLGDYLTSLRRLAAYDEVTALPGHGPALADCAAAARFYLAHRQARLDQVRQVVARGVTAPAAVVAEVYATVDRALWPAAEWSVRAQLAYLRGPTDSAAGDRESTPGRTGLERQ